Genomic DNA from Leptospira inadai serovar Lyme str. 10:
TCGGGGGATTGAGTTATCGCTCCCTCTCGATAACCGATCGCCTCTAAAATGAAACCCAAAAACGCGAGGCCTAACGCTCGAACGACTTTGGTCGCCATTTTCCAAAATCCGAAATACGCTCCTTCTTTTTTATCACCGGTGACCAATTCATCGTAATCCACTACATCCGCAACCAAGGAATCGAAGAGCAAAATCGAGCCTGCGCAGATCCCTCCGACGAACGCTGCGATTAACGGAGCCGTATAAGAGCCGATCGGGAAGAGCGGATACGAGACCACCGTCATAATTCCCAAACCGAGACTCCCCCAAAATGCGGGACGCTTTTTCCCGTACTTCTTAGCCAAGAAAAGCCAGAGGGGAATGGAAACGAGTAGGAAGAAAACGAACGGTAGTAAGATACGGACAACTACCTGAGCGTCCTCCAAAAGAAGTCGTTGTTTATAATATAGTAAACCTATCGAAGAATTTAAAGTTCTTGCTAATGCGGCAATTATGAAAGCGAAAAGTAGAGGAAGAAAGAAACCGTTCTTGATCACGGAAAAGAATGAATGGAAAAAACCCGTTCCCCGCCTTTTTTCAATGTGCAAATTTTCGAGGGGAATGTCCCTCCCTTTCGTTACACTGAATGCAAGTAAGGCCGTAAGAATCAGAACGATTCCCACAATCATAGAGGAAGAGCTCCGTGATAGAAATAGACCGCCGCCTGTTCCGATAAAAATCGCAGGTAATAGTAGACCCGATAAAAGACCTAAATTCGCAAAAAACAATCTCCAACCGAAAATTTTATTTCTTTCTTCTCTCTCAAAGGAAAGTTCTCCGCCCAACGCGATATGCGGCACCGCTAAAACGGTCATGAAAGTATTTACCAACGAATACATTCCAAGTAGATAAAGGAACTTTCCGATCTGGGATTCGATAATCGGAGGCGTAAAAAGAAAATACACGCTCACGCCGAGAAGTAGACCGCCGCCGATAATGTACGGTCTTCTTCTTCCCATCTTCGATGGGGTTCGATCCGAAATCGCGCCCATCAAAGGATCGCTGACTGCGTCCCAGAGAATCGCGGCCAACATTGCCAGTCCGAAAAGTGACGGCTTTAGCCCTACGACTAAAACGTAAAATTCGAGAAGGTAAATTTGAGCCAGAGTTTCGACTGCAGTGATTCCGATTTCAGTCGACGCATATCCCGCTTTTATCCCGTTTGTGAGTTCCTTTGCTTTCGAATTTAATTTAGAAAGCATTTCCAAGTGCCCGCTAATTTTCCGTTGCGCACAAGATGAATTTCGCCCATCTCGGCCATCACCTTTTCGCTCTGACTCGGGCGGAAGAACACGTAATCGTCCGGATAAAGATTCGTCGTTTTAGATCCGTTTAATATTCCCTGGTTCGTACTGGTACCGAACAGAGAGTTATCTTGAAGACCTTTCGGAGACTCCTTCTTTGCCAGGAAGGCTCCCCCGTAGGTAAAATAAGTAACTTGTAAATTCGGATCCCAAATCGGAAAAAGAAAGGAAACCGATTCCAAAAAAGGAATCGTAGTCCCTTCCAACCTTTTCAATACCGGAGTCGCAATAAACACGGCAGGCGTATGATCTTCAAGACTATCCACATCGAAATCGGTCGGCTTTACTAGAGCGGAACCGACCGAAACATCGTTTACGATTCCGATATGTTTTTGATAGAACCGATACGTTTTACTCCCTCCTCCGTTTAAAATAAGATCCCTTTCGAATAATCCGGGATGGTTCTTTCTTCCCAATTTAATAAAAGAAGAATATCGATCCAATGATTGCTCTAGAGCTTCCTCCATAACGGTAATCTTATTCCCTAAAATCGTCGGAGCCGAAGCGACATGAGGCTCGTATCCCATAAACCCGGAAAAGGATAGATATTCAGGATTGGAAGAAATCAGTTTCAAGACCTTATCCATAGTTTCCGGATTCGGAAAACCGCCACGATGCAATCCGATATCGATTTCCAAATTTAAGTCGAGTTTGCACCTGACTTTTTTTGCAAACTCGAGATATTGAATCGCTCGATCCGGCGTATCGACTAACCAATGAATTTTCTCTACCGACGCCTTCGATGTCTTATGAAAGATCTGCGCTAAGGCCGTCGCAGGCATCGGTTTGCCTAAAAGAATATCGAATTTGCGAAATTCAGGATCCCTTAGTAACATAACGATATCTTCCGAGTGGAAAACCATCAGACGGTCGCTATCCGTCGCTCGGACTATATATCGTAGTAAATCGAGGGACGGTAAAGACTTTACGACGATTCTATAATGAAGAGGCGGTCGTAATTTTTCCTTTAAAAGTTGCAAATTCGAATCTAGACGATCTAAATCCAGTAAGACGATCGGTTTACCGGGCCCATGTTGCTTAAGCTCTAAGTTTAGAGATTTGAAATATTCGGAATAGGGAGCTCCTCTATCGGCAGGTTTTAGAAACGCTAATAATACTACACACATAAGTAAAATCGTTAGAACCCATCTGCGTAAATTAATTCTGTGCATGCTTTTACCGATCTATTCGAAAGTTATCTGGACACGTTTTATTAGACTGATTTCTATTCCGGAAGACGAAATTTCGGTAGGGCGAGATTGTATCGAACCGCAATAATCCGAATGAGAATGATTAGCGCCGCGGAGACCCCTGTGTTTAAATCGACGTTCACATCCGCCTTACTCAACAAAATGTAGAGTATCGACCCGGATAGACAGGCAGTGGCGTAAATTTCCCGACGAAAAATTAAAGGTACCTCATTGATGAGAGTATCCCGAATTACTCCGCCGAAAACGGCCGAAATCATTCCGAGAATGGATGCTGCGAATGGATTCACTCCGTAGGAAAGAGAGATTTTGGTTCCGATAACCGTATAGATGCCAATTCCGACCGTGTCAAAAATAAATATCCAACTCCGGTAACGCACCAGAAATCGGGTGAAGACGATCGTTATCAAGAAGCCCGCAAAAATCGCCCAAAGAACATTCGAATCCCTAACCCAAGACACGGGATAATTTCCGAGCGTTATATCCCTTAATGTCCCGCCTCCGATTGCAGTAATAAAACCGGTAAAGAAAACGCTAAACGCGTCGCTGTGATGCCCTTTCTTTTCCGATGCGGCCAGAGCTCCCGAAATAGCGAATACTACAACCCCGGCTAAATCGAAATAGGTCGAAAAGTTCAAGAACCTATACCGTATACGTCGCTTGCTTTCTCATGCCTTTGCTTCTAAGGGCGGGTCCTAGCAAGAGGCCAAGGAAAGGGAAGAAACCTCCTAGCTTCGCAAGAAACCCTCTCGAACCGGGAACGAGAACTTCTAAAGGTTTCTTAGGGATCACGTTTCGAAAGATGATATCCGAAACTTCTTCCACTGTCAAATATCGATTTCCGGAGAAAGTTAAGGAAGCGGATTCGTAATCCTTTTGCAAATCAAGCATCGGAGTTTTTATCGCGTCCGGACATACCGTCGTTACGAAAACGTTTTTCGGTCTGAGTTCTTCGGCAGCTGCCAGAGAAAACCCTCTCACCGCGAATTTGGAGGCGCTGTAAAGCGTTAGTCCGGAAATAGGTGCGACTCCCGCAAGCGATGCGATATTGATGATATGACCTCCCCCTTGATCGATCATACGTAGAGAGGCTTCCCTTGTGCCGTACATTAATCCTTTCGAATTGATATCGATGTGCCGGTCGATATCTTTCGGTTGAGTTTCATAGATATAGCCCGGGAGTAAATACCCGGCAACATTCATCAAAATATCCAGTCGCTCCCATTTTTTATAGAGAAGATCCATGACTTTTTTCCAGTCGGCAGCCGAGCTAATATCCAATTTCGATGTAATGACCCTATTCTTTTCCCCTTTCCATTTCGAGGCAAACGCGTTTAACGCTTTTTCGTTAATGTCAGTTAGAAAAATTTCATGCCCTCGAGCGAAAGAATCTTCGGCGAGTTTTTTTCCCAATCCGCCGCTTGCACCGGTAATTAATATTTTCATATTTTCTTCCTTATCCGCCGAAATTTTAGCGAGGCCGTAAACACGACCCCTATCGTCAAGATTTATTCCGCTTAATGCCCGGACTAATCGAATTACCGAACTGTAGCGGGCCGAAAGAAAACGTAGGATTCGTACCGGGGAAGAGCCAAAATCCCGTCATTTCCGAGGACGGTACTACATTATAAAATTCGGGATTTCTCGAGGATAATCCCGAGACTTCTTTCTCTAAAACCATGGAAATATATTGATCCAATCCGATCTCCAAAGTATTTCCATTTAGAATGACCTCCATGCCCGTTACCTTTGCGTATTTACGAATTCCCGGAATGCGGGATTTCGTAGGCGCATAACTATCGGCACAAACACCGTTTTCACTGGAAACGAAAATACCCTCCGGAGTGTGAGCGACCAAACTGTGATTTCCATACGTATGTCCGGGAGTTTTGATGAGAGCGACCCCTCCGCCTAATTCCACGTCCGAATCCAAAAGAACGATTCGATCCATGGAAATTCCTCCGGAACCGTTAGGGCAATACCAATCCGCCTGAGGCGGTAAGAGTCCTTGAATCGAATTCCATTCTTCCCTCATAACTAAAAGTTTCGCATTAGGAAAATATCCGGGTAGTCCGTTTGCTCCCAACCATTTTCGTAAATCCTGCGTATGCAAATGGTCGTAGGAAATATAATCCACCTGAGACGGCTCGACACCCGCGTCGGCAAGACATTCTTCTACGGTGTTCAAGGTTGGAGCCAAGATTTTCTTTCCGATATCTTTTAACGGACCGAAGTTTTCGGCGAATCGTTTAAAGAAGGGCGTCTCGGAATTTCCATCCAAATCCGAAGGAGAGAATAAGAGAGTCTTAACTCCTTCCGACGTTTTATACTGTATTATGAAAAGGCGATTTACTATATGCATCAGAGGAGTAGGAAGTGCAAACGCATTTAAGAGACCATACTTGGTCGGATACGGAACTTTGATCAAATCGTAGGACTTATAAAAGATGACCTGCGGGCCCGAAAGAATCCTTTCCCTAAATCTTCTCGCTCGTTTACGAACATCTTCAAGGCGATCCACAGGCGCAGGAAGGTCTCTCGAACCGAGAAAATCCCGAATCGGTTTGATTGTGCGTTCTCGCTTTGCGGAAGAGTTTGTTTTCTTTATTTTAGAAGCGGTCGGCTTTGCCACGGATTTCCTCAGAGCCTAGTTTCACTGATGGAACCGCTTCTTGTCAACCAGGAAGGCTTACCGCGTAGTTAGGGGCTACTTGGTAAGCGGACAAAGAGTAGCTTAAAAAGGTTTGTATAAAGCTATGTAACCTACGATTACTCCGAGGAACGGAAGAGAGAACCATAAAAACTTCGCTACGGAAGGTTTTTTATAGAATAGAGTCAGCAGTCCGCCAAAGAGTAACCAAAATAAGAATTTCGCAATGATCCAACCGGGCCAAGGCCAAATAATTCCTAATCTCGCCAGCATGCCGAAGCCGCCTAACAAAATTAAGAAAAGTCCGATACCGTGGGTCATCGCGATCAATTTTTTTTGGGCATTCTCCTTCGTACCGCCCCCAATCACATGCAGGGCAATCCCGCCGAAAGCCAAAAACAAAAATAAGATTCCGAGAATATGAACTAATTTGTAAACTGTGTAAGAAATCATCGAGGATAGATTCGACCATCGCTATCCCGTAGGAAAGCGAAAAAAAGCTATTTTTCCAATAGATGTTGTACACCGACCCAATTCCCGAGAGGCGGAGTTTCTATATACTCTTGGCAACGTTTACGATACAGTATCGCGACTATATCTTCGGGAAAAACCTTCAATGCCTGTTCGAAGTTTACTAATGAGTCTTTAAAGTTACCGACTTTATACAGGATAATTCCGCGCGACACTAAGGGCAATGTCGCTTCCTTTAGTTTACGAATATGCGGATCGTCGGCTTCATAGACTTCGTAAATAATGATGGGCTGACTTTTTCCTTTCACCACAACGGAATCCACTTCGCGAATCGCAACATCATCCGAAATTGTCAAGCTTGCTAACGTCTGTTGGGTTATCAGAATATCGGCTTTATATAGACTCGTAAGACTCTCTAATCTAGAAGCTACGTTAACCGTGTCGCCAATGACAGTCGTATCCAGTCGGTCCGAAGAACCTACGGTTCCCAACATTAAATTACCGGTGTTAATTCCTATTCCGATTCTTACTCCTTTTAGATGTCCTCCCTTGACCTCTACATCCAATTCGCGAATCCGTTTCTTCATCGCGATCGCAGCATAAACCGCACGATCCGCAGCCGACTTCCCTTCCCATTGATCCGGGGATTGAACGGCACGCTCGGCGGAGAAAAGGGCCAAAATCGCATCTCCCATGAACTTATCCACGAAGCCGTCGTATTTTTGAATCAGAGGTTCCATGCTCGCCAGATAGCCGTTGATAAATCGGAAATTTTCCTCCGGAGTCATTTTTTCGGAGATCGTTGTGAAAGACCGAATATCGGTAAACAAAACGCTCATTTCACGAAGCGCGGAATCCCCCAAGTTCACGTCTACCGCCGAATCTTTTCCTAGAACGCTTAAGAATTGCATGGGAACAAATCGGAAGAAAGCGTTCTTTTGTCGGGCCAATTCCAGCTTTTGATGACTGAGTTCTATATTTAAATCTTCGGACTGCTTATAAAGTTCGATGAAACGATTCGCTAAGATTGTCGTTAAGGATATTACGAATAAAAGATATGCGAATTGCGTAAATCGAATTCCGAGCTGAAAGAAGACCGAATCGAGTATATCGTAGACCGCAATAAATACTATGACGAACATACTGATCGCCATTAACGAGGCATCTTTCTTTCGTAAATACACAGCCTTGCCGATGAAATACAAAAGATATAATAAAGTGGGCACCATCGAAAATTGCCAGAGGCGCAAGCTTGTCATAAGAAACCGAAACGGCGCCAATAAGGAGAAGAAGAAAATCGCGAAACTCCAACCTGCGATCATCAGAATCGGAAGATTCGGTAGCGCTCGCCCGTAAAAATAATCATGTAGGAAAAGTAGAAATAAAGAGGCTAGTAAAGCTACGGATCCGTATTCCACCCTCGTTATCACGGCGGTATCCGCGACGACTTCGAAGGAAAGGGAAGAACGACTAAGAGAATAAACAGCCATCGCGATCGAAAAAACGCCGAAGTAAAGATTGTATTTGTCCGTGGTCCGCTTTGAAAAAATCAGCAAGTGATATAAACCGAAAAAAACGTATATCGTGTTTAGACTTAGATTTAATAGGACGCCCGCTTTTCGCGTAAAATCCACGTTCTGGTTTATCGAATATTCGCCGTCCACATAAAAACCGAGATCCGGATTTCGCGGAGCTATAAGTTCCGGGAGGGAGACTGCCGGCGCGTCACCGATTAAACGAAATACCAAACGATTCGTCCCCTGCTTTAATAAGCTAGAGTCCAATGGCAACCGAAGTTCACGAATCGTTCTTCTTCGCTCGATCTGCCCGTCCGAAGCCAAATGAACTTCGCTTTTTAGCAAATGACCGTTGAGAAAAATTTCCCAGTTTTCTCCTATGGAATTGATGAACAGCGAAATCGGCTCGGTGAAGTAATATTGCTTCGGATCTTCCTGTAGTACGAAGCGCGTCTGAAGAGTGAATTCCTTTGTCCCGCTGGAAATCGCGCTATCGTAAATCGCATTCAAAACAACGGGAAAAGATTCGATCTTCCTGATTTTGTTCGTAGATTCCTCGAATCCGTTTTTATACTCGGGACGGAACCCTTCCAACGAGTACCAATCGAGTCGTTTGAGATCTATATCTTTCCAATGCGACGCCGATACGGTCTCTTCGGCGATCAAAGGAAGAGAGAAAATTAAGAAAAGGGAGAGAAACCAAGAAAAAATCGAAATTTGAACGTCCGTCTTGTGTTTAAGCGACATGCGTTATGTTTATATTCCTATTCCCGGAGGGGATTTCTGTTAAAAGACCTTTCCAAAAGACGGGGCATAATGTTTCGGCAGCCCTGACGTTCCGGACGAGGTATTTCATTTGATGAGCAAAAGCATGATAATTCAAGTTTTTTACGGCAATTTTTTCCTTTTCCCTGACAGGAAATTTAGTACAACTATCCTGAAAAGAGGAGGAAGAAGCTCATGGTGGACAAATGGGAAGGCAAGAGATTGCCGGATGTAAGTTTAGAAAGCAGTACCGGGGGCACCGTTCATTTACCGAAGGATGCCGA
This window encodes:
- a CDS encoding MFS transporter, with product MLSKLNSKAKELTNGIKAGYASTEIGITAVETLAQIYLLEFYVLVVGLKPSLFGLAMLAAILWDAVSDPLMGAISDRTPSKMGRRRPYIIGGGLLLGVSVYFLFTPPIIESQIGKFLYLLGMYSLVNTFMTVLAVPHIALGGELSFEREERNKIFGWRLFFANLGLLSGLLLPAIFIGTGGGLFLSRSSSSMIVGIVLILTALLAFSVTKGRDIPLENLHIEKRRGTGFFHSFFSVIKNGFFLPLLFAFIIAALARTLNSSIGLLYYKQRLLLEDAQVVVRILLPFVFFLLVSIPLWLFLAKKYGKKRPAFWGSLGLGIMTVVSYPLFPIGSYTAPLIAAFVGGICAGSILLFDSLVADVVDYDELVTGDKKEGAYFGFWKMATKVVRALGLAFLGFILEAIGYREGAITQSPELGWRLTILFGPVVGSFFILSALVFMRMPLVDSKHKRIQTLLIRRRAFRTKMRLMREGRTRG
- a CDS encoding alanine racemase, which gives rise to MHRINLRRWVLTILLMCVVLLAFLKPADRGAPYSEYFKSLNLELKQHGPGKPIVLLDLDRLDSNLQLLKEKLRPPLHYRIVVKSLPSLDLLRYIVRATDSDRLMVFHSEDIVMLLRDPEFRKFDILLGKPMPATALAQIFHKTSKASVEKIHWLVDTPDRAIQYLEFAKKVRCKLDLNLEIDIGLHRGGFPNPETMDKVLKLISSNPEYLSFSGFMGYEPHVASAPTILGNKITVMEEALEQSLDRYSSFIKLGRKNHPGLFERDLILNGGGSKTYRFYQKHIGIVNDVSVGSALVKPTDFDVDSLEDHTPAVFIATPVLKRLEGTTIPFLESVSFLFPIWDPNLQVTYFTYGGAFLAKKESPKGLQDNSLFGTSTNQGILNGSKTTNLYPDDYVFFRPSQSEKVMAEMGEIHLVRNGKLAGTWKCFLN
- a CDS encoding trimeric intracellular cation channel family protein produces the protein MNFSTYFDLAGVVVFAISGALAASEKKGHHSDAFSVFFTGFITAIGGGTLRDITLGNYPVSWVRDSNVLWAIFAGFLITIVFTRFLVRYRSWIFIFDTVGIGIYTVIGTKISLSYGVNPFAASILGMISAVFGGVIRDTLINEVPLIFRREIYATACLSGSILYILLSKADVNVDLNTGVSAALIILIRIIAVRYNLALPKFRLPE
- a CDS encoding SDR family oxidoreductase, which encodes MKILITGASGGLGKKLAEDSFARGHEIFLTDINEKALNAFASKWKGEKNRVITSKLDISSAADWKKVMDLLYKKWERLDILMNVAGYLLPGYIYETQPKDIDRHIDINSKGLMYGTREASLRMIDQGGGHIINIASLAGVAPISGLTLYSASKFAVRGFSLAAAEELRPKNVFVTTVCPDAIKTPMLDLQKDYESASLTFSGNRYLTVEEVSDIIFRNVIPKKPLEVLVPGSRGFLAKLGGFFPFLGLLLGPALRSKGMRKQATYTV
- a CDS encoding adenylate/guanylate cyclase domain-containing protein, whose translation is MSLKHKTDVQISIFSWFLSLFLIFSLPLIAEETVSASHWKDIDLKRLDWYSLEGFRPEYKNGFEESTNKIRKIESFPVVLNAIYDSAISSGTKEFTLQTRFVLQEDPKQYYFTEPISLFINSIGENWEIFLNGHLLKSEVHLASDGQIERRRTIRELRLPLDSSLLKQGTNRLVFRLIGDAPAVSLPELIAPRNPDLGFYVDGEYSINQNVDFTRKAGVLLNLSLNTIYVFFGLYHLLIFSKRTTDKYNLYFGVFSIAMAVYSLSRSSLSFEVVADTAVITRVEYGSVALLASLFLLFLHDYFYGRALPNLPILMIAGWSFAIFFFSLLAPFRFLMTSLRLWQFSMVPTLLYLLYFIGKAVYLRKKDASLMAISMFVIVFIAVYDILDSVFFQLGIRFTQFAYLLFVISLTTILANRFIELYKQSEDLNIELSHQKLELARQKNAFFRFVPMQFLSVLGKDSAVDVNLGDSALREMSVLFTDIRSFTTISEKMTPEENFRFINGYLASMEPLIQKYDGFVDKFMGDAILALFSAERAVQSPDQWEGKSAADRAVYAAIAMKKRIRELDVEVKGGHLKGVRIGIGINTGNLMLGTVGSSDRLDTTVIGDTVNVASRLESLTSLYKADILITQQTLASLTISDDVAIREVDSVVVKGKSQPIIIYEVYEADDPHIRKLKEATLPLVSRGIILYKVGNFKDSLVNFEQALKVFPEDIVAILYRKRCQEYIETPPLGNWVGVQHLLEK